A region of the Apium graveolens cultivar Ventura chromosome 6, ASM990537v1, whole genome shotgun sequence genome:
aggcccgacgaggcacgcttggctcttgaggaagtacatgaaggtatttgtgggcagcacttggggggcagggccttggctcataagataacccgtttaggcttctattggccataaatgatggctgatgccaaggaatatgtgaagaagtgtgatcgctgtcaaaagcatgcaccagttgttagacaaccccccgagatgctgacctctatcaactcgcctattccctttgccatgtgggggatggatattctagggccttttcctatggccacggcacaaaggaaatttctgattgtagccattgattatttcaccaagtggatcgaagccaaacccttggccaaaatcactactaagcaggttgcacaattcctgtgggaaaacattatgtgccgatatggaattccccgtatcctcgtcactgacaatggagcacaattcaacaatgaggaattcaagaagtattgtgaagaaaatgaaattgaattacgattcacctctgtggctcacccgcaagccaatgggcaagcagaggtagcaaatcggataatcctggatggactaaagaagaggatcgagaagtcaagaaataattgggtggatgagatacttcccatattatgggcctataggactacctatagagtcacgacaggagcaactcctttcatgttggcatatggggctgaagcagtagttcccgtggagatatcacattcctctccaaggattcaggctttcaacgcagaagaaaatgaggaagggcagaggttagccctggatctgatcgatgaagtgcgagataaggcacatgcaaagatagtagaatatcagaaaaaggcttcattttactacaacctaagggttaaagaaaggttttttaaacaaggcgatctagtcttgaggaagatagaagcatctggtgtaggacaaaaagggaagcttgccccgaattgggaagggccgtacagagtcaagagtgttcaaggtagaggaacctacaagctagagactatggatggatttgaagtcccgagaacttggcatgcacaaaacctgaaggtttactatgtgtagggcagccggatacgattctcactcgtcaggatggcgagtaggttgaaaagcatcttgaagctttgcttgcttaggatttatatgttttagttttattacgaagtttattattacttgtgtaagggacgaatcccagacaattttacaaaattcatgagttcttcaaagtatgtttgtggcctaacaaataaaaatcaaatgcatggatgcaagcatagaaggtgataaatgaaatagatctgatagatattacaaaaattcgataactaaagtctcgaaaataggataaaaaacagaaagccacgcagggctgaaaaagctctaaggagctgaagtacccccggcatccatatcatcgtcctctccgctctcgctggatgtctctgtcgtctcggaggaggaagaagagctatcgtcctcagctggtctggaagaagactcgggagggggaaggagtggatcctgagaaACATGATCCAAGACAACTACTCGGGAtcgaaacctctgtagcaaagcctcgtcatcagggcagacatagtccgtcgggttaatatcaggacaagcctcgttcacggtcccaagggccgtgtcccaaccaatcctaaaaaacccgggaaagactgaatcatccctaatcctcatggattgggcaaactcctccgagtccagatagttgtctatagctttatccttctccgcccgaagtaccactagctcggcgttggactctccgagttcttcttCCTTGCGCTTGAgtttcttctccagggtagcatacttcttctgttgcctcctgagggcattgtcggccttatcagaagcccgcttccatgactcggcttgcctcacggcgccttgaaaataggcgttagactgaaacaaagcaatcaacgaagtataaggcaagaaaatgctacaagaatgaaagataaatttaaaagagagaaggcataccgaagccagagattgggctcccatgagcttaatcctctcaaggtcaggggtggccaccacatcagtaaagtcctttggagtcacgctatggtaggaccaatcccaagcatgtttcgtggaaccaaccacggtgtcccctcggcggaatccccagagaggctggaaggcgcctgtggcagtagcagtaggggcagcagcagtgataggagcactatggccccCAACTCCTTCAGTTGgagcctcccccataggctctttctgctttctcaagaagataggctctgtcgcctttccccgggtgtcaaggcctgcgagccgagctttcttcatcctagcagtctcttcaaccaGAGGAACGTTGTCCTCGTTAGTCTCTTTGGCAGCTgcaaaacaaagcaaaagacaaaatgagtgatgttaataatgcatgaaataaaataaattaaagaagggaagaaaaataccctgttgagaaacagaggatagtcccacgtgaatcagggaaaactcctctaagagagtccagctggtggtagtgccatcatcctgagtaagcccattatagataatagtttcttcaggagttaggtgaatggatttgaggctaccatcactgaccttcccgaaggaagatcgaaaaagtgtgccccagtcaccattctcccaacgtaacccaacgaaactattcctccaatttttattattatcaggaatagaggcgctgttaaagatatgtttgcttttgggcctttgcttggcatagacccagccacagatactggaagaactattataacactgaaagaccttcctaaaaacagctacagaaagaggaaagccctccctaagacagcagaccataaaacatagaatgttcctccaggcgtttggaggaagctgacatgggttgatttgtaaatcagccaaaagatgaggaataaaagggtgaaaaggaaacctaagcccagcattaagggcatctgtgtaaatgaagagagtgtcgggtctccagtggcaagtacggtcaccaccagagactggaactaatctaagaggaggaaggacgttatagcgagcatttagtttattgaaatctatgttgtgccaagtattacaatgattaaaagagtcgagatgtgcagtagagggatattcatccccctagtgttaatcatatcaattaaagacatatatgaagagcggatctcgatatccttacctcgttttgaagccgaggctatcttggccgccctctcggaactcttgtcagccatttagtaaagactggaaaagaagGCTGGAAGCTAAGGGAGGAAAGTTGAAAGAGGAGAAAGATTTGAGAGTTTTAGAAATGAATGAAGTAAAGGGTGAAGAGTGTGAGTGAGAGCACACTCCcccccccacctttatataggaggaaaaggAGGAAATTAGGCCTAGAAAAGTCCATTCAGGCCCAAAAAAGGAAGGTTCTGGAAGCATCATGAAATCCTTGGAAAATTCAAGAaagaaaacttgagtttttttttgaaaattctggaagaatccagaaacaATCCTAGAGTAATTTGGAGTTTGGGTTTAGAAAACaaaagcccagttaagggcccaagtgttgaAAGAGGCCCAAATGATTTTAGGGGTGGAAAAGAAGTCCCActaagataaaaaaaaaaaaaattttggcCTGAACCCAAAACGTtggcccaaattgaaagcccagaATTAGAGGCCCAATTGAAAGGCCTGTAAAGCCCAGCAAGAGAATAAGCCCAGTTAAAATGGGCCCAAGTTTTAGCCCAGCATAAGGGGCCTAAATCCAAGTGTGTACAAAAATTTATATACATGCATATGTTCTTGGCCCTGTCGACCAGAAAGCACagagaaatcctggtcgaatgttCTGAGTTCGAATTTCCCTCGACTAGGGCTGATAAAAGAAGATAATTCGGTCAAGAAAGGAATTCTGACCAAAATTCTTGGTCGAAAATGATATTCCTTCGACCAAAATACCAGAATAGAATTAGTTCcttgaccctgtcgaccaggagACAATATACATTCCTGGTCGAATCAATCCTCCTCAAAAAAGCTTCGATCAAGGCACAAGATaatggttaattcggtcaaaaatggagatcctgaccgaaagggacgaaaatcctagtcgaaaacttcctagtcgacaaaaaaaaaaagggggggggggaaatcctggccgaaattcgaccaggacttctgctcgaaaTACTCCTGCTCGAAAGGCTGTCGACCAGGGCAGTATGGAggttaattcgatcaggatcctggtcgaatggattcctggtcgaaaattgtataaaaaaaaaaagagaaggaagaaaaaaggaagaaaaaaggaagaaaaagagaagaaaaaatcctagaaaattacaaaaaaaataaggaaattccttaaataattcctgaaaaatgtt
Encoded here:
- the LOC141665510 gene encoding uncharacterized protein LOC141665510, which gives rise to MGEAPTEGVGGHSAPITAAAPTATATGAFQPLWGFRRGDTVVGSTKHAWDWSYHSVTPKDFTDVVATPDLERIKLMGAQSLASSNAYFQGAVRQAESWKRASDKADNALRRQQKKYATLEKKLKRKEEELGESNAELVVLRAEKDKAIDNYLDSEEFAQSMRIRDDSVFPGFFRIGWDTALGTSRTMLDAVSGGALWAKSYEEAYELIRMMAANEYQNPTKRLPQGKVAGILEVDIATAIVVQLKALTMKVDSLANYGVQPIMSVCEVFMDDFSIFGTSYDECLHNLDLVLKRCVETNLVLNWKMSLNGARGYHSWAQGV